The following proteins come from a genomic window of Pseudomonas hygromyciniae:
- the rpsA gene encoding 30S ribosomal protein S1: MSESFAELFEESLKTLNLQAGSIITGVIVDIDYQARWVTVHAGLKSEALIPLEQFYNDAGDLTINVGDEVHVALDSVEDGFGETKLSREKAKRAECWIVLEAAFAAEEVVKGVINGKVKGGFTVDVNGIRAFLPGSLVDVRPVRDTTHLEGKELEFKVIKLDQKRNNVVVSRRSVLEAENSAEREALLESLQEGQQVKGIVKNLTDYGAFVDLGGVDGLLHITDMAWKRIKHPSEIVNVGDEIDVKVLKYDRERNRVSLGLKQLGEDPWVAIKARYPESTRVTARVTNLTDYGCFAELEEGVEGLVHVSEMDWTNKNIHPSKVVQVGDEVEVMVLDIDEERRRISLGIKQCKSNPWEDFSGQFNKGDKISGTIKSITDFGIFIGLDGGIDGLVHLSDISWNEVGEEAVRRFKKGDELDTVILSVDPERERISLGIKQLESDPFSEYVQENDKGAIVKGIVKEVDAKGAIITLGDDIEATLKASEISRDRVEDARNVLKEGQEVEAKIISVDRKSRVIQLSIKSKDEIEEKEAIQSLRDKPATSDIASGPTTLGDLLRAQMEKQN; this comes from the coding sequence ATGAGCGAAAGCTTTGCGGAACTCTTTGAAGAAAGCCTAAAAACCCTGAACCTTCAGGCTGGCTCCATCATCACCGGTGTTATCGTTGATATCGATTACCAAGCTCGCTGGGTAACCGTTCACGCTGGTCTGAAGTCTGAAGCACTCATCCCGCTTGAGCAGTTCTACAACGACGCTGGTGACCTGACTATCAATGTCGGTGACGAAGTTCACGTTGCTCTGGACTCGGTTGAAGACGGTTTCGGTGAAACCAAGCTGTCCCGTGAAAAAGCCAAGCGCGCTGAATGCTGGATTGTTCTCGAAGCAGCCTTCGCAGCTGAAGAAGTGGTCAAGGGCGTTATCAACGGTAAGGTTAAAGGCGGCTTCACTGTCGACGTTAACGGCATCCGTGCGTTCCTGCCAGGTTCTTTGGTCGACGTTCGTCCAGTGCGCGACACCACGCACCTGGAAGGCAAAGAACTCGAATTCAAGGTCATCAAGCTCGACCAGAAGCGCAACAACGTTGTCGTTTCCCGTCGCAGCGTGCTGGAAGCAGAGAACTCCGCCGAGCGTGAAGCTCTGCTGGAATCCCTGCAGGAAGGCCAACAAGTCAAAGGTATCGTCAAAAACCTCACCGATTACGGCGCATTCGTCGATCTGGGTGGCGTCGATGGCCTGCTGCACATTACCGACATGGCTTGGAAGCGTATCAAGCATCCTTCCGAAATCGTCAACGTTGGCGACGAGATCGATGTCAAGGTTCTGAAATACGATCGCGAGCGCAACCGTGTTTCCCTGGGCCTGAAGCAACTGGGTGAAGATCCATGGGTTGCTATCAAAGCCCGTTACCCAGAAAGCACTCGCGTAACTGCGCGTGTTACCAACCTGACCGACTACGGCTGCTTCGCAGAGCTGGAAGAAGGCGTGGAAGGCCTGGTACACGTTTCCGAAATGGACTGGACCAACAAGAACATCCACCCTTCGAAAGTCGTACAAGTCGGCGACGAAGTGGAAGTTATGGTTCTGGACATCGACGAAGAGCGTCGTCGTATCTCCCTGGGCATCAAGCAGTGCAAATCTAACCCATGGGAAGATTTCTCTGGCCAGTTCAACAAGGGCGATAAAATCTCCGGCACCATCAAGTCGATCACCGATTTCGGTATCTTCATTGGTCTGGACGGCGGCATCGACGGCCTGGTTCACCTGTCCGACATCTCCTGGAATGAAGTTGGCGAAGAAGCTGTTCGTCGTTTCAAGAAGGGCGACGAGCTGGACACCGTTATCCTGTCGGTTGACCCAGAGCGCGAGCGCATCTCCCTGGGTATCAAGCAACTGGAAAGCGATCCGTTCTCCGAGTACGTTCAAGAGAACGACAAGGGTGCAATCGTTAAAGGCATCGTGAAGGAAGTTGACGCTAAAGGCGCCATCATCACTTTGGGTGACGATATCGAAGCGACTCTGAAAGCCTCCGAAATCAGCCGTGATCGCGTTGAAGACGCTCGTAACGTTCTGAAAGAAGGCCAGGAAGTAGAAGCCAAGATCATCAGCGTTGACCGCAAGAGCCGCGTAATCCAACTCTCCATCAAGTCGAAAGACGAGATCGAAGAGAAAGAAGCAATCCAGAGCCTGCGCGACAAGCCAGCTACCTCTGACATTGCTTCGGGTCCGACCACTCTGGGCGACCTGTTGCGTGCACAAATGGAAAAACAGAACTAA
- the ihfB gene encoding integration host factor subunit beta: protein MTKSELIERIVTHQGLLSSKDVELAIKTMLEQMSQCLATGDRIEIRGFGSFSLHYRAPRVGRNPKTGQSVSLDGKFVPHFKPGKELRDRVNEDEEESV, encoded by the coding sequence ATGACGAAGTCGGAGTTGATCGAACGAATTGTCACCCATCAAGGGCTACTCTCATCCAAGGATGTGGAGTTGGCCATCAAGACCATGCTTGAGCAAATGTCCCAGTGCCTGGCCACTGGTGATCGGATCGAGATCCGCGGCTTTGGCAGCTTCTCGCTGCATTACCGCGCTCCGCGCGTGGGCCGTAACCCGAAAACCGGCCAGTCCGTCAGCCTCGACGGCAAATTCGTGCCTCATTTCAAGCCGGGCAAGGAATTGCGGGATCGAGTGAACGAAGACGAAGAAGAAAGCGTCTGA
- a CDS encoding lipopolysaccharide assembly protein LapA domain-containing protein, with protein sequence MRGVKRVALVLIVLIAALAILAFVLENQQDVALAFLGWSTPQLPVSVFVTLALIVGMLVGPFLSLLVRRKKRLKPAL encoded by the coding sequence ATGCGCGGTGTAAAGCGCGTCGCTCTGGTACTGATCGTGCTGATCGCCGCCTTGGCGATCCTGGCATTCGTACTGGAAAACCAGCAAGACGTCGCCCTGGCGTTCTTGGGGTGGTCTACGCCACAGCTGCCGGTTTCGGTGTTTGTGACGTTGGCGTTGATTGTGGGGATGTTGGTGGGGCCGTTTCTGAGTTTGCTGGTTCGCCGTAAGAAACGCCTAAAGCCCGC